The following are encoded in a window of Kitasatospora fiedleri genomic DNA:
- a CDS encoding 2-oxo-4-hydroxy-4-carboxy-5-ureidoimidazoline decarboxylase, whose product MRTEPSLLGLHRFNEADSGAVEEALLACCGSHRWALRLTAHRPYPDIESLLAAASEASYDLRPADLAEALADESWMPQPLLGMRAPGSQAARTALRAAHAAYEARFGYVFVVCLDGVVPEEMLDAVLTSIRTRLANDPDEERLVSAEELRRIALSRLEHLVAVKS is encoded by the coding sequence GTGCGGACGGAGCCGTCCCTGCTGGGGCTCCACCGGTTCAACGAAGCCGACTCCGGCGCCGTGGAGGAAGCACTGCTCGCCTGCTGCGGCAGCCACCGCTGGGCCCTCCGCCTCACCGCCCACCGCCCCTACCCCGACATCGAGTCCCTGCTGGCCGCGGCCAGCGAGGCCAGCTACGACCTGCGCCCGGCCGACCTGGCGGAGGCCCTCGCCGACGAGAGCTGGATGCCCCAGCCCCTGCTCGGCATGCGCGCCCCCGGCAGCCAGGCCGCCCGCACCGCGCTGCGCGCCGCCCACGCCGCCTACGAGGCCCGCTTCGGGTACGTCTTCGTGGTCTGCCTGGACGGCGTCGTCCCCGAGGAGATGCTGGACGCCGTCCTCACCTCCATCCGCACCCGCCTGGCCAACGACCCCGACGAGGAACGCCTGGTCTCCGCCGAGGAGTTGCGCCGTATCGCGCTCAGCCGCCTGGAGCACCTGGTCGCGGTGAAGAGCTGA
- a CDS encoding ABC transporter ATP-binding protein, protein MVANHDIDITVRRGTVHALMGENGAGKSTLMKILYGMQKPDEGTIAIDGEQVEFVTPADAIARGIGMVHQHFMLADNFTVWENIVLGGESLYGIGAKAKARIRELSDQYGLGVRPDALVEDLGVADRQRVEILKVLYRGARILILDEPTAVLVPQEVDALFDNLRELKAEGVTVIFISHKLHEVLSVADAISVIRRGTTVGDADPRRVTARQLAELMVGAELPSPESRESTVTDTEMLRVEGLRIAKPDAEGVERVVLDDVSLRIRKGEILGIAGVEGNGQAELVEAVMGMLPLDAGTVTLDGADLTGTLTRARREAGIGYIPEDRHRHGLLLEAPLWENRILGHVTERPNSKGVLLDPAGARADTQRIVEEYDVRTPGIEVTAASLSGGNQQKLIIGREMSHAPKLLIAAHPTRGVDVGAQAQIWEQIRTAQRDGLAVLLISADLDELIGLSDTIRVIYRGRLVADADPATVTAEDLGSAMTGAASGHIESAPDAVAGAQAAAEGTGTAAPSTGTAPDAAAPTDTPSTDTADDEQAGE, encoded by the coding sequence GTGGTGGCCAACCACGACATCGACATCACCGTGCGGCGGGGCACCGTCCACGCGCTGATGGGCGAGAACGGCGCGGGCAAGTCCACCCTGATGAAGATCCTCTACGGGATGCAGAAGCCGGACGAGGGCACCATCGCCATCGACGGCGAGCAGGTGGAGTTCGTCACCCCCGCGGACGCCATCGCGCGCGGCATCGGGATGGTCCACCAGCACTTCATGCTGGCCGACAACTTCACCGTCTGGGAGAACATCGTCCTGGGCGGCGAGAGCCTGTACGGCATCGGCGCCAAGGCCAAGGCCCGCATCCGCGAGCTGTCCGACCAGTACGGCCTGGGCGTCCGGCCGGACGCCCTGGTCGAGGACCTGGGCGTGGCCGACCGGCAGCGGGTGGAGATCCTCAAGGTGCTCTACCGCGGCGCCCGAATCCTGATCCTGGACGAGCCGACCGCGGTGCTCGTGCCGCAGGAGGTCGACGCGCTCTTCGACAACCTGCGCGAGCTCAAGGCCGAGGGCGTCACCGTCATCTTCATCTCGCACAAGCTGCACGAGGTGCTCTCGGTGGCCGACGCGATCAGCGTGATCCGCCGCGGCACCACCGTCGGCGACGCCGACCCGCGCCGGGTCACCGCCCGCCAGCTCGCCGAGCTGATGGTCGGCGCCGAACTGCCCTCCCCGGAGAGCCGCGAGTCGACCGTCACCGACACCGAGATGCTCCGGGTCGAGGGCCTGCGGATCGCCAAGCCGGACGCCGAGGGCGTCGAGCGCGTCGTCCTGGACGACGTGTCGCTGCGCATCCGCAAGGGCGAGATCCTCGGCATCGCCGGCGTCGAGGGCAACGGCCAGGCCGAACTGGTCGAGGCCGTCATGGGCATGCTGCCGCTGGACGCCGGCACCGTCACGCTGGACGGCGCCGACCTGACCGGCACCCTGACCCGGGCCCGCCGCGAGGCCGGCATCGGCTACATCCCCGAGGACCGGCACCGGCACGGCCTGCTGCTGGAAGCCCCGCTGTGGGAGAACCGCATCCTCGGCCACGTCACCGAGCGGCCCAACTCCAAGGGCGTGCTGCTCGACCCGGCCGGCGCCCGGGCCGACACCCAGCGGATCGTCGAGGAGTACGACGTCCGCACCCCCGGCATCGAGGTCACCGCGGCCTCGCTGTCCGGCGGCAACCAGCAGAAGCTGATCATCGGCCGGGAGATGAGCCACGCCCCGAAGCTGCTGATCGCCGCCCACCCGACCCGCGGCGTGGACGTCGGCGCGCAGGCCCAGATCTGGGAGCAGATCCGCACCGCCCAGCGCGACGGCCTGGCGGTGCTGCTGATCTCCGCCGACCTGGACGAGCTGATCGGCCTGTCCGACACCATCCGGGTGATCTACCGCGGCCGCCTGGTCGCCGACGCCGACCCGGCCACCGTCACCGCCGAGGACCTGGGCAGCGCGATGACCGGCGCCGCCAGCGGCCACATCGAGTCCGCCCCGGACGCCGTCGCCGGGGCGCAGGCCGCCGCCGAGGGCACCGGGACCGCCGCGCCGTCCACCGGCACCGCGCCCGACGCCGCCGCGCCCACCGACACCCCGTCCACCGACACCGCCGACGACGAGCAGGCGGGGGAGTAG
- a CDS encoding SDR family oxidoreductase, with product MSEQKVAVVTGASSGIGAATARRLAADGFEVVLTARRTERIEALAKEIGGRARTLDVTDRAAVDAFAAEVGRVDVLVNNAGGALGADSVEAGDPADWRTMYEVNVLGVLHLTQALLPALRATGEGTVLIMSSTAALAAYEGGGGYVAAKHAVHSLAQTLRLELVAEPIRVIEIAPGMVKSEGFALTRFRGDRDKADAVYAGVAEPLTSEDVADTVSWAVTRPAHVNIDLLVVRPRAQAANHKVHRVS from the coding sequence ATGAGCGAGCAGAAGGTGGCCGTGGTCACCGGCGCCAGCAGCGGCATCGGGGCGGCGACCGCCCGCCGACTGGCCGCGGACGGCTTCGAGGTGGTGCTGACCGCCCGGCGCACCGAGCGGATCGAGGCGCTGGCGAAGGAGATCGGCGGACGTGCCCGCACCCTGGACGTCACCGACCGGGCGGCGGTGGACGCCTTCGCGGCCGAGGTGGGCCGGGTCGACGTCCTGGTGAACAACGCGGGCGGCGCACTGGGCGCGGACAGCGTCGAGGCGGGCGACCCGGCGGACTGGCGCACCATGTACGAGGTCAACGTGCTCGGCGTGCTGCACCTGACCCAGGCCCTGCTGCCCGCGCTGCGCGCCACCGGCGAGGGCACCGTGCTGATCATGTCCTCGACCGCGGCGCTGGCCGCGTACGAGGGCGGCGGCGGGTACGTGGCCGCCAAGCACGCCGTCCACTCGCTGGCCCAGACCCTGCGCCTCGAACTGGTGGCCGAGCCGATCCGGGTGATCGAGATCGCGCCCGGCATGGTGAAGTCCGAGGGCTTCGCGCTGACCCGCTTCCGCGGCGACCGGGACAAGGCCGACGCGGTCTACGCGGGCGTCGCCGAGCCGCTGACCTCGGAGGACGTCGCCGACACCGTCTCCTGGGCGGTCACCCGGCCCGCCCACGTCAACATCGACCTGCTGGTGGTCCGGCCCCGCGCCCAGGCCGCCAACCACAAGGTGCACCGGGTCAGTTGA
- a CDS encoding BMP family lipoprotein has protein sequence MRRSLKLAAAVLSGSLGIASLAACGAKSTDNNSTSSSAGAGSSSFKVGMAYDIGGRGDQSFNDSAARGLDQAKTDLGATITEAEAKSGESEGDKEQRLKSLVTGGFNPIIAVGFVYQDAVNKVAAENPNVKFAIIDSSSADQPKNVTSLTFSEEQGSFLAGVAAANKSKAKHVGFIGGVQSELIKKFEAGYTAGAKSVDPNIQVDVTYLTTPPDFTGFADPGKGKQAAQGQLDKGADVIYSAAGSSGTGAIEAVSAAGKWAIGVDSDQAKQPALDKYKDHILTSMVKNVDKAVFTYIKSAKDNSTQGGVQNFDLKAGGVSLATTGGYIDDIKAKIDAATQQITSGQTTVPTAP, from the coding sequence TTGCGCCGTTCACTCAAGCTCGCCGCGGCAGTGCTCTCGGGTTCCCTGGGCATCGCCTCGCTCGCCGCCTGCGGCGCAAAGAGCACCGACAACAACTCCACCTCCTCCTCGGCCGGTGCGGGCAGCTCCAGCTTCAAGGTCGGCATGGCCTACGACATCGGCGGCCGCGGCGACCAGTCCTTCAACGACTCCGCCGCGCGCGGCCTGGACCAGGCCAAGACCGACCTGGGCGCCACCATCACCGAGGCCGAGGCCAAGTCGGGCGAGTCGGAGGGCGACAAGGAGCAGCGCCTGAAGTCCCTGGTCACCGGCGGCTTCAACCCGATCATCGCGGTGGGCTTCGTCTACCAGGACGCGGTGAACAAGGTCGCCGCCGAGAACCCGAACGTGAAGTTCGCGATCATCGACTCCTCCTCGGCCGACCAGCCGAAGAACGTCACCTCGCTGACCTTCTCCGAGGAGCAGGGCTCCTTCCTGGCGGGCGTGGCCGCCGCCAACAAGTCGAAGGCCAAGCACGTCGGCTTCATCGGCGGCGTGCAGTCCGAGCTGATCAAGAAGTTCGAGGCCGGCTACACCGCGGGCGCCAAGTCCGTCGACCCGAACATCCAGGTCGACGTGACCTACCTGACCACCCCGCCGGACTTCACCGGCTTCGCCGACCCGGGCAAGGGCAAGCAGGCCGCCCAGGGCCAGCTCGACAAGGGCGCGGACGTCATCTACTCGGCCGCCGGCTCCTCCGGCACCGGCGCGATCGAGGCCGTCTCCGCCGCCGGCAAGTGGGCCATCGGCGTCGACTCCGACCAGGCCAAGCAGCCCGCCCTGGACAAGTACAAGGACCACATCCTCACCTCGATGGTGAAGAACGTGGACAAGGCCGTCTTCACCTACATCAAGTCGGCGAAGGACAACAGCACCCAGGGCGGCGTGCAGAACTTCGACCTGAAGGCGGGCGGCGTGTCGCTGGCCACCACCGGTGGCTACATCGACGACATCAAGGCCAAGATCGACGCCGCCACCCAGCAGATCACCAGCGGCCAGACCACCGTCCCGACCGCCCCGTAA
- the sdhD gene encoding succinate dehydrogenase, hydrophobic membrane anchor protein translates to MGTGNPADAFVVEPARARSKRTPRRTRTNFEMLAWLFMRLSGVVLVVLVLGHLLINLMLDGGVSKVSFAFVAGKWASPFWQVWDLLMLWLAMLHGSNGMRTVINDYAEKDATRLWLKGLLGVATVFTVVLGTLVIFTFDPNI, encoded by the coding sequence CTGGGCACCGGCAACCCGGCCGACGCCTTCGTGGTCGAGCCGGCCCGGGCGCGCAGCAAGCGGACCCCGCGCCGCACCCGCACCAACTTCGAGATGCTCGCCTGGCTGTTCATGCGCCTGTCGGGCGTCGTGCTGGTGGTGCTGGTCCTCGGCCACCTGCTGATCAACCTGATGCTGGACGGCGGCGTCTCCAAGGTCAGCTTCGCCTTCGTGGCGGGCAAGTGGGCCTCGCCGTTCTGGCAGGTCTGGGACCTGCTGATGCTGTGGCTGGCCATGCTGCACGGCTCGAACGGCATGCGCACCGTCATCAACGACTACGCGGAGAAGGACGCCACTCGTCTGTGGCTGAAGGGTCTCCTGGGCGTCGCGACCGTGTTCACGGTCGTCCTCGGCACCCTGGTGATCTTCACCTTCGACCCGAACATCTGA
- a CDS encoding amidohydrolase, which translates to MNAPQPAAAATVTAARPPADLRARVASYRAELIELRRDLHRHPELGRQEFRTTRLLRERLVAAGLEPRVLPGGTGLLVDLVPPGTAPGTPLLAFRADIDALPIDDAKQDVPYRSTLPGRAHACGHDVHTAVVLGTGLVLAQALAAGELSRPVRLIFQPAEEMMPGGALDVIAAGGMEGVGRIFAVHCDPKVPVGRIGLKAGAITSACDKVRISLDGPGGHTARPHLTTDLVTAVAKLAAELPAGLSRRMDPRWGVSLVWGRIAAGSAPNVIPQHAELEGTVRCLELAGWREAPEVLEELVAHLAETHRAKWSLDYHRGVPPVVNEAASIDQLEAAMNARFAEGRGPVVEPTEQSLGGEDFSWYLEHAPGALARLGVRGPHEKGARDLHQGDFDADERAIGIGVELFAALALEHART; encoded by the coding sequence GTGAACGCTCCCCAGCCGGCAGCCGCCGCCACCGTCACCGCCGCCCGTCCGCCCGCCGACCTGCGCGCCCGGGTGGCGTCGTACCGGGCCGAGTTGATCGAGCTGCGCCGTGACCTCCACCGGCACCCCGAGCTCGGTCGCCAGGAGTTCCGCACCACCCGGCTGCTGCGCGAGCGGCTGGTCGCCGCCGGGCTGGAGCCGCGGGTGCTGCCCGGCGGCACCGGGCTGCTGGTGGACCTCGTCCCGCCGGGCACCGCGCCGGGCACCCCGCTGCTCGCGTTCCGGGCCGACATCGACGCGCTGCCGATCGACGACGCCAAGCAGGACGTGCCCTACCGCTCCACGCTCCCCGGCCGGGCGCACGCCTGCGGGCACGACGTGCACACCGCGGTGGTGCTCGGCACCGGCCTGGTACTGGCCCAGGCGCTGGCCGCGGGGGAGCTGTCCCGCCCGGTGCGGCTGATCTTCCAGCCCGCCGAGGAGATGATGCCCGGCGGCGCGCTGGACGTGATCGCGGCCGGCGGGATGGAGGGGGTCGGCCGGATCTTCGCCGTCCACTGCGACCCCAAGGTGCCGGTCGGCCGGATCGGGCTGAAGGCCGGGGCGATCACCTCGGCCTGCGACAAGGTGCGGATCTCGCTGGACGGCCCGGGCGGGCACACCGCCCGCCCGCACCTGACCACCGACCTGGTCACCGCGGTGGCCAAGCTGGCCGCCGAGCTGCCCGCCGGGCTCTCCCGCCGGATGGACCCGCGCTGGGGCGTCTCGCTGGTGTGGGGGCGGATCGCGGCCGGCTCCGCGCCGAACGTGATCCCGCAGCACGCCGAGCTGGAGGGCACCGTCCGCTGCCTGGAGCTGGCCGGCTGGCGGGAGGCGCCGGAGGTGCTGGAGGAGCTGGTCGCGCACCTGGCCGAGACCCACCGCGCCAAGTGGAGCCTCGACTACCACCGGGGCGTGCCGCCGGTGGTCAACGAGGCCGCCTCGATCGACCAGCTGGAGGCGGCGATGAACGCCCGGTTCGCCGAGGGGCGCGGCCCGGTGGTCGAGCCCACCGAGCAGAGCCTGGGCGGCGAGGACTTCTCCTGGTACCTGGAGCACGCCCCGGGCGCGCTGGCCCGGCTCGGCGTCCGCGGCCCGCACGAGAAGGGCGCCCGGGACCTCCACCAGGGCGACTTCGACGCGGACGAGCGGGCGATCGGGATCGGCGTCGAGTTGTTCGCCGCGCTGGCGCTGGAGCACGCCCGGACCTGA
- a CDS encoding acyl-CoA mutase large subunit family protein, whose product MAAEPRRTESGLPIEPVYGPETLAGFDAASRLGTPGRYPFTRGVYPTMYTGKPWTMRQYAGFGTAAESNARYKQLIANGTMGLSVAFDLPTQMGYDSDAAISSGEVGKVGVAVDSVEDMNVLFGGIPLGEVSTSMTINAPGSLLLLLYQLVGEAQGVPSGRLTGTIQNDVLKEYIARGTYIFPPKPSLRLIADVFQYCRAEIPKWNTISISGYHMAEAGANPAQEIAFTLANGIEYVRTAVAAGMDVDDFAPRLSFFFVSRTTLLEEVAKFRAARRIWARVMKEEFGAKNPKSQMLRFHTQTAGVQLTAQQPEVNLVRVSVQALAAVLGGTQSLHTNSFDEAIALPTEKSARLALRTQQVLAFETDVTATVDPFAGSYVVEAMTDELEAAALELMAKVEDMGGAVAAIEQGYQKGEIERTAYRIQQEQDSGERTVVGVNRFQLAEEEPYEPLRVDPAIEAQQAERLGRLRADRDSSAVDRALSQLRKAAEGTDNVLYPMKEALAARATVGEVCDALRGVWGTYVPVDRF is encoded by the coding sequence ATGGCAGCCGAGCCACGCCGCACCGAGTCGGGACTGCCGATCGAGCCGGTGTACGGCCCCGAGACCCTGGCCGGATTCGACGCCGCGAGCCGGCTCGGCACCCCCGGCCGGTACCCGTTCACCCGCGGCGTGTACCCGACCATGTACACCGGCAAGCCGTGGACGATGCGCCAGTACGCCGGCTTCGGCACCGCCGCCGAGTCCAACGCCCGCTACAAGCAGCTGATCGCCAACGGCACCATGGGCCTGTCGGTGGCCTTCGACCTGCCGACCCAGATGGGCTACGACTCGGACGCGGCGATCTCCTCCGGCGAGGTCGGCAAGGTCGGCGTGGCGGTCGACAGCGTCGAGGACATGAACGTGCTGTTCGGCGGCATCCCGCTCGGCGAGGTCTCCACCTCGATGACCATCAACGCGCCCGGCTCGCTGCTGCTGCTGCTCTACCAACTGGTCGGCGAGGCCCAGGGCGTGCCCTCGGGCCGGCTGACCGGCACCATCCAGAACGACGTGCTCAAGGAGTACATCGCCCGCGGCACGTACATCTTCCCGCCCAAGCCCAGCCTGCGGCTGATCGCGGACGTGTTCCAGTACTGCCGGGCCGAGATCCCCAAGTGGAACACCATCTCCATCTCCGGCTACCACATGGCCGAGGCCGGGGCGAACCCCGCGCAGGAGATCGCCTTCACGCTCGCCAACGGCATCGAGTACGTCCGCACCGCGGTCGCCGCCGGGATGGACGTCGACGACTTCGCGCCCCGGCTCTCCTTCTTCTTCGTCTCCCGCACCACGCTGCTGGAGGAGGTCGCCAAGTTCCGCGCCGCGCGCCGGATCTGGGCCCGCGTCATGAAGGAGGAGTTCGGCGCGAAGAACCCCAAGTCGCAGATGCTGCGCTTCCACACCCAGACCGCCGGCGTGCAGCTCACCGCGCAGCAGCCCGAGGTCAACCTGGTGCGCGTCTCGGTGCAGGCGCTGGCCGCCGTCCTGGGCGGCACCCAGTCGCTGCACACCAACTCCTTCGACGAGGCGATCGCCCTGCCGACCGAGAAGTCCGCCCGGCTCGCGCTGCGCACCCAGCAGGTGCTCGCCTTCGAGACCGACGTCACCGCCACCGTCGACCCGTTCGCCGGCTCCTACGTGGTCGAGGCGATGACGGACGAGCTGGAGGCCGCCGCCCTGGAGCTGATGGCCAAGGTGGAGGACATGGGCGGCGCCGTCGCGGCGATCGAGCAGGGCTACCAGAAGGGCGAGATCGAGCGCACCGCGTACCGCATCCAGCAGGAGCAGGACTCCGGCGAGCGGACCGTGGTCGGCGTCAACCGCTTCCAGCTCGCCGAGGAGGAGCCCTACGAGCCGCTGCGGGTCGACCCGGCGATCGAGGCGCAGCAGGCCGAGCGGCTCGGGCGCCTGCGCGCCGACCGGGACTCCTCGGCGGTGGACCGGGCGCTGTCGCAGCTGCGCAAGGCGGCGGAGGGCACCGACAACGTGCTGTACCCGATGAAGGAGGCGCTGGCGGCCCGGGCCACCGTGGGCGAGGTCTGCGACGCGCTGCGCGGGGTGTGGGGGACGTACGTGCCGGTCGACCGTTTCTGA
- a CDS encoding S53 family peptidase, with the protein MPIARNKLAQSIAPATVAAALILTTLGAAVPASAATPAGDSAQALPGTHPEWATPQADAGAADAAAPATARIYLAGRDANGLAALAKAVSDPNSAAYGQYLSSDQVQAKFGATPQQVKAVTDWVTGAGLTVSAGTNHYVQVAGSTAAMAKAFGTGFHNYRTADGTHRAPASDAKVPAAVAGSVLAVSGLADAIHKNSSNATSVREAEQRANAASRLAAPDKKAPATLPDVPTCSEDGYGSKTAKGAPDGYEKNEPFAPCSYVPSQLRKAYGVSDAKVTGKGARVAIIDAYGLSTMEQDANHFSSLHGDQPFKSGQYTEYVTPDQWTHEDECGGAEGWAGEEALDVEMVHGLAPDAQVVYVGGNSCYDEDLYDAMAKVVDGHLADVVSNSWGEIMHGTTGDIDPAVVAADNQIFQLGAVTGIGFTFSSGDCGDDSPGAAATGVNCQADTNQAQAQWPSSSPWVTSVGGTALQLDNKAGKYAAEVSMGDLRSVLSADQKSWVPALPGTFYFGGGGGVSKDFAQPWYQQGVVPDQIAKTAADGTKSKTPLRATPDIAMSGDLVAATLVGYTDAGAYSEGGYGGTSVSAPETAAMFANAIQARGGRALGFANPALYDRAGSKAFNDVNDSAVHTKRGNVVDLGVVSGSLRVRLYKIGADYGLSASKGYDTATGLGSPGKDFFKSFTIKKK; encoded by the coding sequence GTGCCCATCGCGCGCAACAAGCTCGCCCAGAGCATCGCTCCGGCCACCGTCGCCGCCGCACTGATCCTCACCACCCTCGGCGCGGCCGTTCCGGCCTCCGCCGCCACCCCGGCCGGCGACAGCGCCCAGGCCCTGCCCGGCACCCACCCCGAGTGGGCCACCCCGCAGGCCGACGCCGGCGCCGCCGACGCGGCCGCCCCGGCCACCGCCCGGATCTACCTGGCCGGCCGTGACGCCAACGGCCTGGCCGCGCTCGCCAAGGCGGTCTCCGACCCGAACTCCGCGGCCTACGGCCAGTACCTGTCCTCCGACCAGGTCCAGGCGAAGTTCGGCGCCACCCCGCAGCAGGTCAAGGCCGTCACCGACTGGGTGACCGGCGCGGGCCTGACCGTCTCCGCCGGCACGAACCACTACGTGCAGGTGGCCGGCTCCACCGCCGCGATGGCCAAGGCCTTCGGCACCGGTTTCCACAACTACCGCACCGCGGACGGCACCCACCGCGCGCCCGCCTCGGACGCCAAGGTCCCCGCCGCGGTGGCCGGCTCGGTGCTGGCCGTCTCCGGCCTGGCCGACGCGATCCACAAGAACAGCTCGAACGCCACCTCGGTGCGCGAGGCCGAGCAGCGCGCGAACGCCGCCTCCCGGCTCGCCGCCCCCGACAAGAAGGCCCCGGCCACCCTGCCGGACGTGCCGACCTGCTCCGAGGACGGCTACGGCTCCAAGACCGCCAAGGGCGCCCCGGACGGCTACGAGAAGAACGAGCCCTTCGCCCCCTGCTCGTACGTCCCGTCCCAGCTGCGCAAGGCGTACGGCGTCAGCGACGCCAAGGTCACCGGCAAGGGCGCCCGGGTCGCGATCATCGACGCCTACGGCCTGTCCACCATGGAGCAGGACGCGAACCACTTCTCCTCGCTGCACGGCGACCAGCCGTTCAAGTCGGGCCAGTACACCGAGTACGTCACCCCGGACCAGTGGACCCACGAGGACGAGTGTGGCGGCGCCGAGGGCTGGGCCGGCGAGGAGGCGCTCGACGTCGAGATGGTGCACGGCCTGGCGCCCGACGCCCAGGTCGTCTACGTCGGCGGCAACTCCTGCTACGACGAGGACCTGTACGACGCGATGGCCAAGGTCGTCGACGGGCACCTGGCCGACGTGGTCTCCAACTCCTGGGGCGAGATCATGCACGGCACCACCGGCGACATCGACCCGGCCGTGGTCGCCGCCGACAACCAGATATTCCAGCTCGGCGCGGTGACCGGCATCGGCTTCACCTTCTCCTCCGGCGACTGCGGCGACGACTCCCCGGGCGCCGCCGCCACCGGCGTCAACTGCCAGGCCGACACCAACCAGGCCCAGGCCCAGTGGCCGTCCTCCTCCCCGTGGGTCACCTCGGTCGGCGGCACCGCGCTCCAGCTCGACAACAAGGCCGGCAAGTACGCCGCCGAGGTCTCGATGGGCGACCTGCGCTCGGTGCTCTCCGCCGACCAGAAGTCCTGGGTCCCGGCCCTCCCCGGCACCTTCTACTTCGGCGGCGGCGGCGGTGTCTCCAAGGACTTCGCCCAGCCGTGGTACCAGCAGGGCGTGGTCCCGGACCAGATCGCCAAGACCGCGGCCGACGGCACCAAGTCCAAGACGCCGCTGCGCGCCACCCCCGACATCGCGATGAGCGGTGACCTGGTGGCCGCCACCCTGGTCGGCTACACCGACGCCGGCGCCTACAGCGAGGGCGGCTACGGCGGCACCTCGGTCTCCGCCCCGGAGACCGCCGCGATGTTCGCCAACGCGATCCAGGCCCGCGGCGGCCGCGCCCTCGGCTTCGCCAACCCGGCGCTCTACGACCGGGCCGGCAGCAAGGCGTTCAACGACGTCAACGACAGCGCCGTCCACACCAAGCGCGGCAACGTCGTCGACCTCGGCGTGGTGAGCGGCTCGCTCAGGGTCCGCCTCTACAAGATCGGCGCGGACTACGGCCTGTCGGCCTCGAAGGGCTACGACACCGCCACCGGCCTGGGCTCCCCGGGCAAGGACTTCTTCAAGTCCTTCACCATCAAGAAGAAGTAA
- the sdhC gene encoding succinate dehydrogenase, cytochrome b556 subunit, with the protein MPAGTLYRGREGMWSWVAHRVTGVLIFFFLFAHVLDTALVRVSPEAYDSVIATYKFWLVNLMEYGLVAAILFHALNGLRVVAVDFWAKGPKYQKQMLWTVVGVWVVLMAGSFYPVLEHTLRTWFGG; encoded by the coding sequence GTGCCGGCTGGAACGCTGTACCGCGGCCGGGAAGGCATGTGGAGCTGGGTGGCTCACCGAGTCACCGGCGTCCTGATCTTCTTCTTCCTGTTCGCCCATGTCCTTGACACCGCTCTGGTACGGGTGTCGCCCGAGGCGTACGACTCGGTGATCGCCACGTACAAGTTCTGGCTGGTGAACCTGATGGAGTACGGCCTGGTGGCCGCCATCCTGTTCCACGCCCTGAACGGCCTGCGGGTCGTCGCGGTGGACTTCTGGGCCAAGGGCCCGAAGTACCAGAAGCAGATGCTCTGGACCGTCGTGGGCGTGTGGGTCGTCCTGATGGCCGGCTCCTTCTACCCCGTCCTCGAGCACACCCTTCGCACCTGGTTCGGGGGCTGA